One genomic window of Desulfurobacterium indicum includes the following:
- a CDS encoding UPF0280 family protein, producing MKKTRPEKRFYRRFVANKGISFEIGVGESDLWIYLPEIFAVPENLKKKLLDYLILLRRQIESYIEQNPDFYSSLVPISVDYVLLPEIIKKMLIASSKVGVGPMAGVAGAINYFMGKKLEELGFNQYVIENGGDVLISSNRERVLKLYTGNSRIDETIGLKILPGKWGVCSSSSKIGHSLSFGNTLIATVIAEDVVVSDCAATFMANSRTVEMFKKNAKELVRKQIVSGVFGFIENKVVIVGKVDLVKIKV from the coding sequence ATGAAAAAGACAAGACCGGAAAAAAGATTTTATAGACGATTTGTTGCCAATAAAGGTATTTCTTTTGAAATAGGTGTTGGTGAGAGTGATTTGTGGATCTATCTACCGGAGATATTTGCAGTTCCTGAAAATCTTAAAAAGAAACTTTTAGATTATCTTATTCTACTGCGCAGGCAGATTGAATCTTATATAGAGCAGAATCCTGATTTTTATTCAAGTCTTGTTCCTATATCTGTTGATTATGTACTTCTGCCAGAAATCATTAAGAAAATGTTGATTGCTTCTTCTAAAGTTGGTGTTGGTCCTATGGCTGGTGTAGCTGGTGCTATTAATTACTTTATGGGAAAGAAGTTGGAAGAGTTGGGATTTAATCAATACGTAATTGAAAATGGTGGAGATGTTTTAATTTCTTCAAATAGAGAGAGAGTGCTAAAACTTTATACCGGAAACTCTAGGATAGATGAAACCATAGGTTTGAAAATTCTGCCAGGGAAATGGGGAGTTTGTAGTTCGTCAAGTAAAATCGGTCATTCTTTAAGCTTTGGTAATACTTTGATAGCTACGGTTATAGCAGAAGATGTTGTTGTATCTGATTGTGCGGCAACTTTTATGGCTAACAGTAGAACTGTTGAGATGTTTAAAAAAAATGCTAAAGAACTTGTCAGAAAACAAATTGTTTCCGGAGTTTTCGGTTTTATTGAGAATAAAGTTGTTATAGTTGG